The stretch of DNA GGCTATTTTAAAGCTTCTGAAAACCCCCTTTCTAATTCCGAGTAGTTTTTTCAATTTTTACAAACCCTTAAAGATAGTGAAAGTATAATATTCCATGCCATGGTAGAGTGGTTTAGAAAGGCTACGGAAAAGGATCTTTTGCTGATAAATACCATAAGGTTTTTGAGCGTTGATCAGGTGGAGAGGGCTAAATCTGGGCATCCAGGAATGCCTTTGGGTGCAAGCCATATAGCCTATTTAATCTACGATAGGTTCCTCAGGTTCAATCCCAAAAATCCAAATTGGATAAACAGGGATAGGTTTGTGCTTTCTGCGGGCCATGCAAGCGCAATGCTTTATTCTCTACTTTTCGTCATGGGATACGATCTGGATATTGAAGATCTGAAGCAGTTTAGACAGCTAAACAGCAAAACGCCAGGTCATCCAGAAAGCTTTTTAACTCCGGGAGTGGAAGCAACCACTGGACCCCTTGGACAAGGCATAGGTAATGCGGTTGGTATGGCTCTTGCGGAAAGGTTTCTTTCAGAAAAGTTCAACAAGGAAGATTTCCCTATCATAGATCACTACACGTTCACCTTGGTGAGCGATGGGGACTTGATGGAAGGAGTTTCTAGTGAAGTTGCTCAGCTGGCTGGACATTGGAAACTAAACAAGCTCGTAGTTATCTGGGACAACAACAGAGTTTCCATAGACGGGCCCACTTCCTTAGCTTGGTCGGAGGATGTTCTAAAGAGGTTTGAAGCTTTCGGCTGGTTTGTGCAGGAAGTGGAAGATGGTTACGACTTAGAAAAGTTAGAAAAGGCTATAAAGAAAGCCTTGGAACAAAAAGAAAAGCCATCCTTTATATCAGTTAGAACCCATCTGGCTTACGGCAGTCCTAAGCAGGACGATGCAAGCGCCCATGGTGCACCCTTAGGCAAAGAGCTTGTTTTACAAACAAAGAGAAACTTTGGATGGCCAGAGGATGAGTTCTTTGTGCCAGAGGAGGTGTGGCTTTATAGGTCTGAGAAGATAAAAAAAGGAGAGCTTCTGGAAAAGCAATGGCAGGAGATGTTCCAAGAGTATGTCAAAAAGTATCCACAAGAGGGGGAGCTTTTGCTAAAAGTCTTCAGCAGAGATTGGGGAGAGGATTACAAAAATGTTCTTCCAGATTTCAGGGAGCCTATGGCCAC from Thermocrinis sp. encodes:
- the tkt gene encoding transketolase translates to MVEWFRKATEKDLLLINTIRFLSVDQVERAKSGHPGMPLGASHIAYLIYDRFLRFNPKNPNWINRDRFVLSAGHASAMLYSLLFVMGYDLDIEDLKQFRQLNSKTPGHPESFLTPGVEATTGPLGQGIGNAVGMALAERFLSEKFNKEDFPIIDHYTFTLVSDGDLMEGVSSEVAQLAGHWKLNKLVVIWDNNRVSIDGPTSLAWSEDVLKRFEAFGWFVQEVEDGYDLEKLEKAIKKALEQKEKPSFISVRTHLAYGSPKQDDASAHGAPLGKELVLQTKRNFGWPEDEFFVPEEVWLYRSEKIKKGELLEKQWQEMFQEYVKKYPQEGELLLKVFSRDWGEDYKNVLPDFREPMATRQASGKVLNSISKVIPTLFGGSADLSESNNTYLHEEGDFPKGRNLHFGVREHAMGTILNGMAYHGGVLPYGGTFLVFSDYMRPSIRMAALSKLQVVYVFTHDSIGLGEDGPTHQPVEQLSSLRLIPNLFVLRPADANEVSVAWQIAIERKEGPTAIVLTRQKLPLIDRQKYSSHWECLKGAYVLADGGEETQVVIFASGSEVHPALKAKQILEEKGIKVSVVNVFSFELFETQPEEYKRKVLMRNVKKRVAVEAGRGLVWHKFVGMDGLIISMEEFGKSAPGEKLMEHFGFVGEEIARRIERWL